DNA from Thunnus maccoyii chromosome 5, fThuMac1.1, whole genome shotgun sequence:
GGAAAGAGGGCAGAGGTCATCATCGAGGACTGTGAGCTGACAGATGAGGGGAAGTACTCGGTCGTCTGTATTCAGGACAATGACTCACACGAATATGTCAGCTCTGCCAATCTGACTGTGGATGGTAATGAAATCTGTCCGTCTGTACTTTTTCTGTGTCACATAGCTTGTTGAAGGACTAAAATTGAATTACGAAGTACTAAATAAGACCCTAAATaagctctttttcttttatgtttttatgtcagAGCGTTTTGCCTCAGTGAAGAGCGGTATGTCAGATGTTCAGTGTCCGACAGGCTCCCCTGTAGAGCTGTGCGTTGTCCTTGATGATGAGAAAGTGGATGGAGTGTGGCTGAAGGATGGACTGGAGGTAAGAGATGATGGGAAGAAAAGGTTGTAGTCTCCTCGTTATGCATCCTTCTTCTGTCAATATATCTGACTAGTCTTTGCTCCTTCCACTCTCATACCTAAATATCAAGCAAACATAGCATAAGGTGTATTTTTTGTGATAGACTACCATCTTTAAAAACTCTACTTCATCACCACCATTTcaattgcatttattttttgttaacacatgataaaaaaaaaacattgttgtgtatttttccCGGGTTTCACTTGACAGatttcagagcagagtgggGTTCAGGTGGTCAAACAAGGAGCTGTCCACAAGCTGATCTTCACAGGTGTGTCTGATGCCCATGAGGGCAAGTACACCTTCAGAGCCAAAGGAGCAGAGAGTGAGGCTGTGCTTACTATTgcaggtgagtgtgtgagtgtggggggggggggggggggggcgggggggggggggcactgtCAAAATCAAAcactatttatatttaaatccagactgtgattttttttctattttttctattacattttcaaatcctACACACAAGGGGTTTAAACTAAAGCTACCAAATCAATACCAGAAAttaattaaaccaaaataaaaatgaaataaaaacttgaaACTACATCCAAATATCCATTAAAAACAATTGTTTACTAGACCCTCCAGAGATTGATTCCTCTGCACTGGACTTGTTGGGGGCCCAACCTGTGACTGTGAAGGCAGGCCAGACAGCCACCATTAAGATCCCCTTCAAAGGTAAACCACCTCCCAAGGTCACCTGGTACAAGGACGGTGTAGAGGTCACGGAGGATGAGAGGACCAAGGTGGAGCGGACAGCTGACGGCACCACACTGGTACTCAGCAGGTGGGTGAGCAGAGAAGGGCATCATCTACTCAGATATTTTCTGATCTTCTAAAAGGCACTGAAATTTATAAACATTTCCACTCACTCTGCCTGTTTAACCAGATGTGTACGAGAGGACAGCAGTGCAATCATGCTTCGCCTAAAGAGTGACTGTGGCACTGCTGTTGCTAACCTGCACCTCAACGTGATTGGTGGGTGATAATTTTTGGCAACCAATGTTGACGCTGTTTTCTTTAATGCTGATTTGAAATACTTGACTCCTCTTTTGCCACGTTCTCTAGACCATCCTAAGCCTCCTCAAGGGAAAGTTGAGTTCCAGGAGCTTTCAGGAAAGTGTATCAAGATGAAGTGGAAGGCTCCCCGGGACAACGGGGGTAAGCAGGTGACTAGCTTTGTGATTGAACGCCGTGTGGCAGGGAAGAAGTCCTGGAACAGAGTTGGAGAAGTGGACAGCAGCACCACCATCTTCAGCGATGACAAAGTGGAGGAGGGGCAGGCGTATCAGTATCGCATCAGGGCCGTCAACGTGGAGGGAATGAGTGACCCCCTCGAGACAGAGGAGGTGCGTGCTGGAGAACCGATAGGTGAGAGCTCATTTGAACATATCACAGggctgtcatcatcatcatcatcattgctgCTATCATCAAAATCATCTCTTAAACACCCAAATGCATGTGCAAAGGAAAGGTGAGACTTATACCATCATTATTCTTCCCTGTCATTATCATCACAGCCGTTGAAATTATCATTTCATTGTTAGATACATTCCCTTTTCTTCATATCTTAGCATTTGTGAATACTTCTCTTGTTTAAATCCACCCACCCAGAGCCTCCAGGGATGGCATCCCAGCCCCAGGTGTCTAACATAACCAAGGACACCATGACAGTGAGCTGGACACCTCCAGGCCACGATGGTGGAGCCCCAGTTCTGGGCTACAATCtcgagaggaggaagaagggcAGCAACATGTGGTTACAGGTCAATAAGGAGCTGCTCACAGGTCAGACTAAAGGGCAGTAAAATAAGATATCATGCCCTAGTTACTATAAATGTAAGATAATATTTAACTTGCCTATACATACAATACAGAAATGCATGTgtaaggacattttaacatgtgtCAACCAAGTCATGACTCGTCAGAAGTGGCAATAGCGCAGAGTGTCTAACATATATGATTTTCATTTCTGTATTGAAAGTACATACTCTTCTATTGCATTTGTATCTATCTAGATTCTAAATTTGTGGTGGATGGGCTGGTGGATGATGTGGAGTATGAGTTCAGAGTGATCAGTGTAAACAGGGCTGGAGCAGGAAGTCCCAGCACCATTTCTAATTCTGTCCTGGCCAAAGACCCAATACGTGAGTCCTTTGCTGCCTTCTTCATTTCCTTcccctcctttcttctctttatctGTATTATCTAGACTATctaacatcatttaaaaaatctggCTTTCCCCTCACAGGAGCTCCTGGCCTGGTGAGgaatctgtgtgtttctgactcCACAAACTCTTCCATTACTCTGAGGTGGACCCCTCCAGAGCAGGGAGATGAGCCTTCGGGCTACATCCTAGAGGTCCGCTCTGAAGATGCTAAAGATTGGATGAAAGCCACTAAGATCCCCATCGCTGGTACTGGCTTCACTGTGGGAGGACTTCAGGAGCGTATGAAGTACCACTTCCGTATTCGGGCTGTCAACGAAGGAGGGCTGGGGGAGCCTATTGAGCTGTCGGAGGGTGTACTGGCTCTGCCTCCTCCTGGTAATATAACTGCATTCTGTTGAAATCCCCCTTTttctctatttgttttttttcttttctattcattGAATTCTTTTTAATTCCCTACAAAGTGGCACCCAGGTTTGACCTCCAGGGGAAGCTGAAGAACCAGATGGTGGTCCGTGCTGGAACAGCCCTCTGCCTTCACCTCAGCTTCAGTGTAAGTCTCCATCAGTCAGATGAACTAGTTAGATTACAATCGGTTATATCTTTCTGAGCCTCAAGACTAACTAATACAAGTCATCACTCATTTCCTTCTTCACCATCACAGGCTTCACCTCCCCCAGTGGTAACCTGGTTCAAGGATGGCATCCTCACCACAGGAAGAGAGGTCATCACCAAGAGCCAGAATCACTCCCAGTTCCTCATTTCCTCGTCTCAGCGGTCTGACTCTGGTGTCTACCGTGCCCACCTGAAGAATGACTACGGAGAGGCTCACTATGATGTTAATGTCAGGATTACAGGTAAGTGATGAAGGATTGATTGTTTATGCATCTATCTTTTAATTTTGTgctttctttaatgttttttactgtattttgccCAACAACAAATCACTCAGGGAGGATACATCTCTGCTTTTCTGGCTTTGTGGAAATTTGAGAAATTTGAGGTCAAATAAGATATTTGACCTCAAAATAATATTGCAgctcaaataaaatatttcttctCCTCATCATCCCCCTTCAACTGCTCCCCTTCCATAAGACTTTCCGCGACCCCCGAAGAACCTTCGCCTGGTGGAGGAGGTCCCAGGCACGGTGACCCTGCAGTGGGATCACACCCCAGACCTGGTTGACGATGATGAGGGAGCACATTATGTCATCCTTAAACGAGATACCAGCACAGCTTCCTGGTTTACGGTGGCTGAGCGTGTCTTCAGCAGCAAGTACACTGTCACCGGACTACTGCCTGGGAGGAAGTACTACTTCAGGGTTGTTGCACAGAACTCTATTGGAGATAGTGACCCCTTGGACTCCAAGGAACCTCTCATCATCGCAAAGGAGAAA
Protein-coding regions in this window:
- the LOC121897598 gene encoding immunoglobulin superfamily member 22-like isoform X6, translated to MPILVEKREERKPPTEEEMLKILAGADKKDYEKICAEHGFTDFRGILKKLKEMKKKVEVEMVRVLKPLEDITAKPDTNVVFDTILELKDPNIRMQWFLGTELLRIQYSHGKYEVKQMGTKHMLCISSVRLSDMGTYALQVGDKRLSARLNVIDEPLKFLSDFKPKKVTERQTAVFEVRLSKKTDAPLIWKVKGKEVKRDEKFDVSLSEDGLTYTLKIKDVKVSDTGDYTISIGDLTTTVPLFIERIPIKFISYLKNVRVQERGKAHLECEMSSKDVHIRWLKDGCDITASRRYIFMREGKRAEVIIEDCELTDEGKYSVVCIQDNDSHEYVSSANLTVDERFASVKSGMSDVQCPTGSPVELCVVLDDEKVDGVWLKDGLEISEQSGVQVVKQGAVHKLIFTGVSDAHEGKYTFRAKGAESEAVLTIADPPEIDSSALDLLGAQPVTVKAGQTATIKIPFKGKPPPKVTWYKDGVEVTEDERTKVERTADGTTLVLSRCVREDSSAIMLRLKSDCGTAVANLHLNVIDHPKPPQGKVEFQELSGKCIKMKWKAPRDNGGKQVTSFVIERRVAGKKSWNRVGEVDSSTTIFSDDKVEEGQAYQYRIRAVNVEGMSDPLETEEVRAGEPIEPPGMASQPQVSNITKDTMTVSWTPPGHDGGAPVLGYNLERRKKGSNMWLQVNKELLTDSKFVVDGLVDDVEYEFRVISVNRAGAGSPSTISNSVLAKDPIRAPGLVRNLCVSDSTNSSITLRWTPPEQGDEPSGYILEVRSEDAKDWMKATKIPIAGTGFTVGGLQERMKYHFRIRAVNEGGLGEPIELSEGVLALPPPVAPRFDLQGKLKNQMVVRAGTALCLHLSFSASPPPVVTWFKDGILTTGREVITKSQNHSQFLISSSQRSDSGVYRAHLKNDYGEAHYDVNVRITDFPRPPKNLRLVEEVPGTVTLQWDHTPDLVDDDEGAHYVILKRDTSTASWFTVAERVFSSKYTVTGLLPGRKYYFRVVAQNSIGDSDPLDSKEPLIIAKEKECISSLQLKEYAPPSRQVKPTFLLPLKDHAVYKGHDCTMSCAYQGMPTPKACWYKGESKISDNPRFWHSTANGVCTLVIPTCGAKDGGRYTLVLENPLGTAKCSCSLVIFDKDDKGLLESLTNQANKEKLIL
- the LOC121897598 gene encoding immunoglobulin superfamily member 22-like isoform X2, with the protein product MLLFKYHCNSVLCLSDLLLCNQPPPNHHHDVHVFRLRAAVSSVSRAPPARSTGPCESMPARHHLNITTMAEELLQATGGRMEQMGQIRQIPEMQMSSSSSSSSSSSTFTSSMSSTKLRRVSQGLSRTMDEHSGVQRKSSAVVESFSQVQKSTHVPEGESVPDFEEKLRPITAQEGDNAVFKAKVTGNPQPTVSWERASGCPLSDATKPFYDNINHQYILKIKNLTLGDADVYKCITSNQHGEAIYSVSLIVTENPALDFKKMLKKRVEKREERKPPTEEEMLKILAGADKKDYEKICAEHGFTDFRGILKKLKEMKKKVEVEMVRVLKPLEDITAKPDTNVVFDTILELKDPNIRMQWFLGTELLRIQYSHGKYEVKQMGTKHMLCISSVRLSDMGTYALQVGDKRLSARLNVIDEPLKFLSDFKPKKVTERQTAVFEVRLSKKTDAPLIWKVKGKEVKRDEKFDVSLSEDGLTYTLKIKDVKVSDTGDYTISIGDLTTTVPLFIERIPIKFISYLKNVRVQERGKAHLECEMSSKDVHIRWLKDGCDITASRRYIFMREGKRAEVIIEDCELTDEGKYSVVCIQDNDSHEYVSSANLTVDERFASVKSGMSDVQCPTGSPVELCVVLDDEKVDGVWLKDGLEISEQSGVQVVKQGAVHKLIFTGVSDAHEGKYTFRAKGAESEAVLTIADPPEIDSSALDLLGAQPVTVKAGQTATIKIPFKGKPPPKVTWYKDGVEVTEDERTKVERTADGTTLVLSRCVREDSSAIMLRLKSDCGTAVANLHLNVIDHPKPPQGKVEFQELSGKCIKMKWKAPRDNGGKQVTSFVIERRVAGKKSWNRVGEVDSSTTIFSDDKVEEGQAYQYRIRAVNVEGMSDPLETEEVRAGEPIEPPGMASQPQVSNITKDTMTVSWTPPGHDGGAPVLGYNLERRKKGSNMWLQVNKELLTDSKFVVDGLVDDVEYEFRVISVNRAGAGSPSTISNSVLAKDPIRAPGLVRNLCVSDSTNSSITLRWTPPEQGDEPSGYILEVRSEDAKDWMKATKIPIAGTGFTVGGLQERMKYHFRIRAVNEGGLGEPIELSEGVLALPPPVAPRFDLQGKLKNQMVVRAGTALCLHLSFSASPPPVVTWFKDGILTTGREVITKSQNHSQFLISSSQRSDSGVYRAHLKNDYGEAHYDVNVRITDFPRPPKNLRLVEEVPGTVTLQWDHTPDLVDDDEGAHYVILKRDTSTASWFTVAERVFSSKYTVTGLLPGRKYYFRVVAQNSIGDSDPLDSKEPLIIAKEKECISSLQLKEYAPPSRQVKPTFLLPLKDHAVYKGHDCTMSCAYQGMPTPKACWYKGESKISDNPRFWHSTANGVCTLVIPTCGAKDGGRYTLVLENPLGTAKCSCSLVIFDKDDKGLLESLTNQANKEKLIL
- the LOC121897598 gene encoding immunoglobulin superfamily member 22-like isoform X1, coding for MLLFKYHCNSVLCLSDLLLCNQPPPNHHHDVHVFRLRAAVSSVSRAPPARSTGPCESMPARHHLNITTMAEELLQATGGRMEQMGQIRQIPEMQMSSSSSSSSSSSTFTSSMSSTKLRRVSQGLSRTMDEHSGVQRKSSAVVESFSQVQKSTHVPEGESVPDFEEKLRPITAQEGDNAVFKAKVTGNPQPTVSWERASGCPLSDATKPFYDNINHQYILKIKNLTLGDADVYKCITSNQHGEAIYSVSLIVTENPALDFKKMLKKRSVEKREERKPPTEEEMLKILAGADKKDYEKICAEHGFTDFRGILKKLKEMKKKVEVEMVRVLKPLEDITAKPDTNVVFDTILELKDPNIRMQWFLGTELLRIQYSHGKYEVKQMGTKHMLCISSVRLSDMGTYALQVGDKRLSARLNVIDEPLKFLSDFKPKKVTERQTAVFEVRLSKKTDAPLIWKVKGKEVKRDEKFDVSLSEDGLTYTLKIKDVKVSDTGDYTISIGDLTTTVPLFIERIPIKFISYLKNVRVQERGKAHLECEMSSKDVHIRWLKDGCDITASRRYIFMREGKRAEVIIEDCELTDEGKYSVVCIQDNDSHEYVSSANLTVDERFASVKSGMSDVQCPTGSPVELCVVLDDEKVDGVWLKDGLEISEQSGVQVVKQGAVHKLIFTGVSDAHEGKYTFRAKGAESEAVLTIADPPEIDSSALDLLGAQPVTVKAGQTATIKIPFKGKPPPKVTWYKDGVEVTEDERTKVERTADGTTLVLSRCVREDSSAIMLRLKSDCGTAVANLHLNVIDHPKPPQGKVEFQELSGKCIKMKWKAPRDNGGKQVTSFVIERRVAGKKSWNRVGEVDSSTTIFSDDKVEEGQAYQYRIRAVNVEGMSDPLETEEVRAGEPIEPPGMASQPQVSNITKDTMTVSWTPPGHDGGAPVLGYNLERRKKGSNMWLQVNKELLTDSKFVVDGLVDDVEYEFRVISVNRAGAGSPSTISNSVLAKDPIRAPGLVRNLCVSDSTNSSITLRWTPPEQGDEPSGYILEVRSEDAKDWMKATKIPIAGTGFTVGGLQERMKYHFRIRAVNEGGLGEPIELSEGVLALPPPVAPRFDLQGKLKNQMVVRAGTALCLHLSFSASPPPVVTWFKDGILTTGREVITKSQNHSQFLISSSQRSDSGVYRAHLKNDYGEAHYDVNVRITDFPRPPKNLRLVEEVPGTVTLQWDHTPDLVDDDEGAHYVILKRDTSTASWFTVAERVFSSKYTVTGLLPGRKYYFRVVAQNSIGDSDPLDSKEPLIIAKEKECISSLQLKEYAPPSRQVKPTFLLPLKDHAVYKGHDCTMSCAYQGMPTPKACWYKGESKISDNPRFWHSTANGVCTLVIPTCGAKDGGRYTLVLENPLGTAKCSCSLVIFDKDDKGLLESLTNQANKEKLIL
- the LOC121897598 gene encoding immunoglobulin superfamily member 22-like isoform X4; this translates as MAEELLQATGGRMEQMGQIRQIPEMQMSSSSSSSSSSSTFTSSMSSTKLRRVSQGLSRTMDEHSGVQRKSSAVVESFSQVQKSTHVPEGESVPDFEEKLRPITAQEGDNAVFKAKVTGNPQPTVSWERASGCPLSDATKPFYDNINHQYILKIKNLTLGDADVYKCITSNQHGEAIYSVSLIVTENPALDFKKMLKKRSVEKREERKPPTEEEMLKILAGADKKDYEKICAEHGFTDFRGILKKLKEMKKKVEVEMVRVLKPLEDITAKPDTNVVFDTILELKDPNIRMQWFLGTELLRIQYSHGKYEVKQMGTKHMLCISSVRLSDMGTYALQVGDKRLSARLNVIDEPLKFLSDFKPKKVTERQTAVFEVRLSKKTDAPLIWKVKGKEVKRDEKFDVSLSEDGLTYTLKIKDVKVSDTGDYTISIGDLTTTVPLFIERIPIKFISYLKNVRVQERGKAHLECEMSSKDVHIRWLKDGCDITASRRYIFMREGKRAEVIIEDCELTDEGKYSVVCIQDNDSHEYVSSANLTVDERFASVKSGMSDVQCPTGSPVELCVVLDDEKVDGVWLKDGLEISEQSGVQVVKQGAVHKLIFTGVSDAHEGKYTFRAKGAESEAVLTIADPPEIDSSALDLLGAQPVTVKAGQTATIKIPFKGKPPPKVTWYKDGVEVTEDERTKVERTADGTTLVLSRCVREDSSAIMLRLKSDCGTAVANLHLNVIDHPKPPQGKVEFQELSGKCIKMKWKAPRDNGGKQVTSFVIERRVAGKKSWNRVGEVDSSTTIFSDDKVEEGQAYQYRIRAVNVEGMSDPLETEEVRAGEPIEPPGMASQPQVSNITKDTMTVSWTPPGHDGGAPVLGYNLERRKKGSNMWLQVNKELLTDSKFVVDGLVDDVEYEFRVISVNRAGAGSPSTISNSVLAKDPIRAPGLVRNLCVSDSTNSSITLRWTPPEQGDEPSGYILEVRSEDAKDWMKATKIPIAGTGFTVGGLQERMKYHFRIRAVNEGGLGEPIELSEGVLALPPPVAPRFDLQGKLKNQMVVRAGTALCLHLSFSASPPPVVTWFKDGILTTGREVITKSQNHSQFLISSSQRSDSGVYRAHLKNDYGEAHYDVNVRITDFPRPPKNLRLVEEVPGTVTLQWDHTPDLVDDDEGAHYVILKRDTSTASWFTVAERVFSSKYTVTGLLPGRKYYFRVVAQNSIGDSDPLDSKEPLIIAKEKECISSLQLKEYAPPSRQVKPTFLLPLKDHAVYKGHDCTMSCAYQGMPTPKACWYKGESKISDNPRFWHSTANGVCTLVIPTCGAKDGGRYTLVLENPLGTAKCSCSLVIFDKDDKGLLESLTNQANKEKLIL
- the LOC121897598 gene encoding immunoglobulin superfamily member 22-like isoform X3, which encodes MFWCSTCSETATCSALCSSRHHLNITTMAEELLQATGGRMEQMGQIRQIPEMQMSSSSSSSSSSSTFTSSMSSTKLRRVSQGLSRTMDEHSGVQRKSSAVVESFSQVQKSTHVPEGESVPDFEEKLRPITAQEGDNAVFKAKVTGNPQPTVSWERASGCPLSDATKPFYDNINHQYILKIKNLTLGDADVYKCITSNQHGEAIYSVSLIVTENPALDFKKMLKKRSVEKREERKPPTEEEMLKILAGADKKDYEKICAEHGFTDFRGILKKLKEMKKKVEVEMVRVLKPLEDITAKPDTNVVFDTILELKDPNIRMQWFLGTELLRIQYSHGKYEVKQMGTKHMLCISSVRLSDMGTYALQVGDKRLSARLNVIDEPLKFLSDFKPKKVTERQTAVFEVRLSKKTDAPLIWKVKGKEVKRDEKFDVSLSEDGLTYTLKIKDVKVSDTGDYTISIGDLTTTVPLFIERIPIKFISYLKNVRVQERGKAHLECEMSSKDVHIRWLKDGCDITASRRYIFMREGKRAEVIIEDCELTDEGKYSVVCIQDNDSHEYVSSANLTVDERFASVKSGMSDVQCPTGSPVELCVVLDDEKVDGVWLKDGLEISEQSGVQVVKQGAVHKLIFTGVSDAHEGKYTFRAKGAESEAVLTIADPPEIDSSALDLLGAQPVTVKAGQTATIKIPFKGKPPPKVTWYKDGVEVTEDERTKVERTADGTTLVLSRCVREDSSAIMLRLKSDCGTAVANLHLNVIDHPKPPQGKVEFQELSGKCIKMKWKAPRDNGGKQVTSFVIERRVAGKKSWNRVGEVDSSTTIFSDDKVEEGQAYQYRIRAVNVEGMSDPLETEEVRAGEPIEPPGMASQPQVSNITKDTMTVSWTPPGHDGGAPVLGYNLERRKKGSNMWLQVNKELLTDSKFVVDGLVDDVEYEFRVISVNRAGAGSPSTISNSVLAKDPIRAPGLVRNLCVSDSTNSSITLRWTPPEQGDEPSGYILEVRSEDAKDWMKATKIPIAGTGFTVGGLQERMKYHFRIRAVNEGGLGEPIELSEGVLALPPPVAPRFDLQGKLKNQMVVRAGTALCLHLSFSASPPPVVTWFKDGILTTGREVITKSQNHSQFLISSSQRSDSGVYRAHLKNDYGEAHYDVNVRITDFPRPPKNLRLVEEVPGTVTLQWDHTPDLVDDDEGAHYVILKRDTSTASWFTVAERVFSSKYTVTGLLPGRKYYFRVVAQNSIGDSDPLDSKEPLIIAKEKECISSLQLKEYAPPSRQVKPTFLLPLKDHAVYKGHDCTMSCAYQGMPTPKACWYKGESKISDNPRFWHSTANGVCTLVIPTCGAKDGGRYTLVLENPLGTAKCSCSLVIFDKDDKGLLESLTNQANKEKLIL
- the LOC121897598 gene encoding immunoglobulin superfamily member 22-like isoform X5; translated protein: MPILSVEKREERKPPTEEEMLKILAGADKKDYEKICAEHGFTDFRGILKKLKEMKKKVEVEMVRVLKPLEDITAKPDTNVVFDTILELKDPNIRMQWFLGTELLRIQYSHGKYEVKQMGTKHMLCISSVRLSDMGTYALQVGDKRLSARLNVIDEPLKFLSDFKPKKVTERQTAVFEVRLSKKTDAPLIWKVKGKEVKRDEKFDVSLSEDGLTYTLKIKDVKVSDTGDYTISIGDLTTTVPLFIERIPIKFISYLKNVRVQERGKAHLECEMSSKDVHIRWLKDGCDITASRRYIFMREGKRAEVIIEDCELTDEGKYSVVCIQDNDSHEYVSSANLTVDERFASVKSGMSDVQCPTGSPVELCVVLDDEKVDGVWLKDGLEISEQSGVQVVKQGAVHKLIFTGVSDAHEGKYTFRAKGAESEAVLTIADPPEIDSSALDLLGAQPVTVKAGQTATIKIPFKGKPPPKVTWYKDGVEVTEDERTKVERTADGTTLVLSRCVREDSSAIMLRLKSDCGTAVANLHLNVIDHPKPPQGKVEFQELSGKCIKMKWKAPRDNGGKQVTSFVIERRVAGKKSWNRVGEVDSSTTIFSDDKVEEGQAYQYRIRAVNVEGMSDPLETEEVRAGEPIEPPGMASQPQVSNITKDTMTVSWTPPGHDGGAPVLGYNLERRKKGSNMWLQVNKELLTDSKFVVDGLVDDVEYEFRVISVNRAGAGSPSTISNSVLAKDPIRAPGLVRNLCVSDSTNSSITLRWTPPEQGDEPSGYILEVRSEDAKDWMKATKIPIAGTGFTVGGLQERMKYHFRIRAVNEGGLGEPIELSEGVLALPPPVAPRFDLQGKLKNQMVVRAGTALCLHLSFSASPPPVVTWFKDGILTTGREVITKSQNHSQFLISSSQRSDSGVYRAHLKNDYGEAHYDVNVRITDFPRPPKNLRLVEEVPGTVTLQWDHTPDLVDDDEGAHYVILKRDTSTASWFTVAERVFSSKYTVTGLLPGRKYYFRVVAQNSIGDSDPLDSKEPLIIAKEKECISSLQLKEYAPPSRQVKPTFLLPLKDHAVYKGHDCTMSCAYQGMPTPKACWYKGESKISDNPRFWHSTANGVCTLVIPTCGAKDGGRYTLVLENPLGTAKCSCSLVIFDKDDKGLLESLTNQANKEKLIL